The sequence CTGCCATGCACCTCGCTCGCCGCGCCGCTCCCGCTCATCCCAATAAGCGCGGTAGTACGGCACCTGATGCCGCGCCCGATGGAGGAGGAGCGCCAGCCGCTCCTCCTGCCAGCTCTTCCATTGGGGGGAGGTCCATGTCTCGCGCTCCAGCGCCTCCTCCGCCAGGCGTTCGGTCTCGGGGCCGTAGCGCCACCAGCGCAGGTAGTACCCTTTAGCGCTAGCCGCCGCCACGCGGAGGGGATAGGGTAGGCGGTGGTAGAACCTTGTCAGGTCAGGCATGAGCAAATCTCCCCCAGAAGTTCCTCCCACTGAGGCAGTACGGCAGACCAATCGCACCCCTCGGCCTTGGCGCGGGCGTTGCGGGAGAGGCGCTCCGCCAGGTCCGGTTCTGTGAGCACCCGCCGCACTGCCGCGGCCATGGCCTCGGGGTCGGCCGGCGGGACCAGCAGGGCATCCCGCTCATGCTCCAACAGATAGGGAATGCCCCCCACATTCGTGCTCACAATGCACAGCCCACAGGCCATGGCCTCCATGACGCTCACCGGCGTGTTGTCCACATTCGTGGTGTTGATGAAGATATCCCCCTGATCGAGCCACAGCGGGACATCCTGTTTCGGAACCCCGCCCGGAAAGTCCACGTGCTCCCCCAACCCCAGCGCCTGGACGAGCTGGCGCGTGCGCTGGAAACTGCCATCCCCTTTATCCGGCCCGACCATCGTCAATCGGACATCCGGGAGCGGATAGCGCAGTAGGTCCACAACCCGCGGCGCCAGGGTAGGGTTGTATATCTCGTGGAACGCCCGCAGCCAGATCAGCTGTGGCGCCGGCCGGGCGCGCAGGCGGAAACGGTAGCGTTCCAGCTCCAGGGGGTTGGGCACGATGTGCAGATCCGATCGAAATTCGCGCATATGCTCGTACAGATAGGGCGAGGGCGTGGTGACCGCCGCGGCCGATCCGAGCAGGCGGCGCACGCGCCCTGGCCAGCGCCGGGCGAAGGCCGGCAGATTGCCCCCATGTAACGTCAGTACATAGGGCTTGCGCGCCCGCCGGAGGATCCCACAGACCGCCTCCGCCCAGAGGAACGCCGGCCCGCTGTAGACGTCCACCTGGGCG comes from Anaerolineae bacterium and encodes:
- a CDS encoding glycosyltransferase family 4 protein; translation: MNRRVLLIGNFLSAAGRTRGVCEDLAERLRAAGWQVLTTSHQPARIPRLLDMVHTAWTRRHEYDVAQVDVYSGPAFLWAEAVCGILRRARKPYVLTLHGGNLPAFARRWPGRVRRLLGSAAAVTTPSPYLYEHMREFRSDLHIVPNPLELERYRFRLRARPAPQLIWLRAFHEIYNPTLAPRVVDLLRYPLPDVRLTMVGPDKGDGSFQRTRQLVQALGLGEHVDFPGGVPKQDVPLWLDQGDIFINTTNVDNTPVSVMEAMACGLCIVSTNVGGIPYLLEHERDALLVPPADPEAMAAAVRRVLTEPDLAERLSRNARAKAEGCDWSAVLPQWEELLGEICSCLT